A window from Prochlorococcus marinus CUG1435 encodes these proteins:
- a CDS encoding DUF565 domain-containing protein, producing the protein MVVKPQKTKFQLKIVENIQTLSIWANNPWRRYSISLITLLIGYFFGSSLGMVSAVVELMDPIAAFLSVVFIEILIFLRRNFRFERKKKFLVLLIDSLRLGLFYGFFTESLKLL; encoded by the coding sequence ATGGTTGTTAAACCTCAAAAGACAAAATTTCAGCTAAAAATTGTGGAAAATATTCAGACATTAAGTATTTGGGCTAATAATCCATGGCGAAGATATTCAATTTCATTGATTACACTTTTAATTGGCTACTTTTTTGGGAGTTCTCTTGGTATGGTAAGTGCTGTTGTGGAGCTCATGGATCCTATCGCTGCGTTCTTATCAGTAGTTTTTATCGAGATCTTAATATTTCTAAGAAGAAATTTTAGATTTGAAAGGAAAAAGAAATTTTTAGTACTTTTAATAGATTCTTTAAGATTAGGATTATTTTATGGTTTCTTTACTGAAAGTCTTAAGTTGCTATAA
- a CDS encoding DUF2555 domain-containing protein — protein sequence MKFISENQISAELVNSFDEEMTLELAKRLEEDNYNTPFDGLKDWHLLRALAINRPELTTNYIHLLDQEPFDEN from the coding sequence ATGAAATTCATTTCTGAAAATCAAATAAGTGCGGAACTAGTTAATTCTTTTGATGAAGAAATGACCCTTGAGCTGGCTAAAAGGCTAGAGGAAGATAACTATAATACTCCATTTGATGGTTTAAAAGACTGGCACTTACTGAGGGCGCTTGCAATCAATAGACCTGAATTAACAACTAATTATATCCATCTTCTCGATCAGGAACCTTTCGATGAAAACTAA
- the sat gene encoding sulfate adenylyltransferase, with the protein MELQQKIKPDTNGLIPPYGGELKNLIIKDRNLKNDLISKVTYEFECSERNACDVELLMVGAFSPLEGFMDENNYNSVIKNNRNTNGLLFGLPIVFDSNNEKVKAGETILLTFKKQKIAVLEVSSKWEPDKSLEAELCYGTNSLDHPAVKMIFNERGRFYIGGRIYGFELPIREFPCKTPEEVRSTLPSNHDVVAFQCRNPIHRAHYELFTNALLSDNVSSNSVVLVHPTCGPTQQDDIPGKVRYLTYKELEEEISDERIKWAFLPYSMHMAGPREALQHMIIRRNYGCTHFIIGRDMAGCKSSVTGEDFYGPYDAQNFANKCADELMMKTVPSKNLVYTKEKGYITAEEAKEFNYEIMKLSGTEFRKKLRSGEPIPEWFAFKSVVDVLRRS; encoded by the coding sequence ATGGAATTACAACAAAAAATTAAACCAGATACTAATGGACTAATACCGCCTTATGGAGGGGAACTAAAAAATTTAATTATCAAAGATAGAAACCTTAAAAATGATCTTATCTCTAAAGTTACTTATGAGTTTGAATGTAGCGAGAGAAATGCATGCGATGTTGAACTTTTGATGGTTGGAGCTTTTTCTCCATTGGAAGGTTTTATGGATGAGAATAACTACAATTCGGTAATTAAAAATAATAGAAACACAAACGGGTTGCTTTTTGGCTTGCCTATTGTATTTGATTCAAATAATGAAAAAGTAAAAGCTGGAGAGACAATATTGCTTACTTTTAAAAAACAAAAAATAGCCGTTTTAGAAGTTAGCTCTAAATGGGAGCCTGATAAATCCTTAGAAGCTGAACTTTGTTATGGTACTAATTCTCTAGATCATCCTGCTGTTAAGATGATTTTTAATGAGAGAGGGAGATTTTATATAGGAGGAAGAATTTATGGTTTCGAACTACCAATTAGAGAGTTTCCCTGCAAAACCCCAGAAGAAGTTAGATCTACACTGCCATCAAATCATGATGTAGTTGCATTTCAATGCAGAAATCCAATTCATAGAGCACATTATGAATTATTTACTAATGCCTTACTCTCTGATAATGTCTCCTCTAACTCAGTTGTTTTAGTTCATCCAACTTGTGGGCCAACTCAACAAGATGATATCCCCGGTAAAGTTAGATATTTAACGTATAAAGAATTAGAAGAGGAAATATCTGATGAAAGAATAAAATGGGCTTTTTTACCTTATTCAATGCACATGGCAGGGCCAAGAGAAGCCCTTCAACATATGATAATTAGGAGAAATTATGGTTGCACCCATTTTATTATCGGTAGAGATATGGCTGGCTGTAAGTCATCAGTAACTGGTGAAGATTTTTATGGCCCGTATGACGCCCAGAATTTTGCGAATAAATGTGCAGACGAATTGATGATGAAGACTGTTCCTTCAAAAAATTTAGTTTATACGAAGGAAAAAGGATATATTACAGCTGAAGAAGCTAAAGAATTTAATTATGAAATCATGAAACTTAGTGGTACTGAATTTAGAAAGAAATTGAGGAGTGGCGAACCAATTCCTGAATGGTTTGCATTCAAAAGTGTAGTAGATGTTCTTAGACGCTCTTAA
- the gatC gene encoding Asp-tRNA(Asn)/Glu-tRNA(Gln) amidotransferase subunit GatC — protein sequence MTKITKEEVKKVAHLARLELNEDEINNHAEQLEKILEYIKQLQKIDTNDVPCTTRAIEVTNVFRKDERKNSDCKEELLELGPSREDKYYKVPKIMSE from the coding sequence ATGACAAAAATAACTAAAGAGGAAGTGAAAAAAGTTGCGCATTTAGCAAGATTGGAACTGAACGAGGATGAAATTAATAATCACGCGGAACAACTAGAAAAGATATTGGAATATATAAAACAACTTCAAAAAATTGATACCAATGATGTGCCATGCACAACAAGAGCAATTGAGGTTACTAATGTTTTTAGAAAGGATGAAAGGAAAAATTCTGATTGCAAAGAAGAGCTTTTAGAATTGGGTCCATCTAGAGAAGATAAATACTATAAAGTGCCAAAAATTATGAGCGAATGA
- a CDS encoding aspartate carbamoyltransferase catalytic subunit encodes MQIWPHKHIHTLANFSIKDYESVFELANRFDALKNAGTRKIPALQGTLVTSLFFEASTRTKNSFELAAKRLSADVQTFAPSSSSLTKGETIIDTAITYSAMGADTLVIRHSSSYITFEIAKKLDAINSRTSVLNAGDGLHSHPSQGLLDIYTLIKFFSKKTLNPEVLNSKKILIIGDVNHSRVARSNLWALSAFGAEIILCGPKTLIPDEFVNFLKTPAPNQIEDPVKSRGSITISRSLEESIKTADAIIVLRLQKERMMENLLSSIDSYSLDYGLTPEKLSLNNKKIPILHPGPINRDIEISSKVVDQYPNCLINNQVANGIPIRMALLYLLQKYNK; translated from the coding sequence ATGCAAATTTGGCCTCATAAACATATTCATACATTAGCTAATTTTTCAATTAAAGATTATGAGTCAGTATTTGAATTAGCTAATAGATTTGACGCACTAAAGAATGCAGGAACGAGAAAGATACCTGCTTTACAGGGGACTTTAGTAACGTCTTTATTTTTTGAAGCTAGTACAAGAACAAAAAATAGTTTTGAGCTTGCAGCAAAAAGGCTTTCTGCTGATGTCCAAACATTTGCACCATCCTCTAGCTCTTTAACAAAAGGAGAAACAATAATTGATACAGCCATAACTTATTCTGCTATGGGGGCGGATACATTAGTTATCAGACATTCATCAAGTTACATAACCTTTGAGATCGCTAAAAAACTTGATGCTATAAATTCCAGGACTTCCGTTCTTAATGCGGGAGATGGATTACATAGTCACCCTAGCCAAGGATTACTTGACATCTATACTTTGATAAAATTCTTTTCCAAAAAAACACTGAATCCAGAGGTTTTAAATTCCAAAAAAATTTTAATAATTGGAGACGTTAATCATTCAAGGGTTGCCAGATCAAATCTTTGGGCTTTGAGTGCATTCGGCGCAGAGATAATCTTATGTGGTCCAAAGACATTAATACCTGATGAATTTGTCAATTTTTTAAAAACACCCGCACCAAATCAAATAGAAGATCCTGTTAAATCAAGAGGTTCAATAACAATTTCTAGATCATTGGAAGAATCAATAAAAACCGCCGATGCGATTATTGTTTTAAGACTCCAAAAAGAAAGAATGATGGAGAATTTACTAAGTAGCATAGATTCATATAGTTTGGATTATGGCTTAACCCCAGAAAAATTATCCTTGAATAATAAAAAAATTCCAATTCTTCATCCTGGTCCTATTAATAGAGATATTGAAATAAGTAGTAAGGTAGTAGATCAATATCCTAATTGCTTAATTAATAATCAAGTTGCAAATGGTATTCCTATAAGAATGGCTTTGCTTTATCTATTACAAAAATACAACAAATAA
- a CDS encoding photosystem II manganese-stabilizing polypeptide — translation MRIRSFLAFVISICITFAFVPVKSFAFSERGNAQFTDVVNTGKANDCPTLDSSLVGSISLGNGDSLKGICMHPTEVYVKVPGTKRKAAEFVSTKIISPRNNTTVTEVYGDIDSGTFTEKGGIDFQLITVLTPGGLEVPFAFSAKDLKADLPSSIEPGTEVSGSTFTPNYRTGDFLDPKARAKNTGVEYAQGLVALGGDDEELAKENIKVDVNGTGVITLSINNVDSDTDEFAGTFEAIQPSDTDMGSKDPLDVKIIGELYGRKA, via the coding sequence ATGAGAATTCGTTCTTTCTTAGCTTTTGTTATTTCAATCTGTATAACTTTTGCTTTCGTACCTGTTAAATCATTTGCTTTTTCTGAAAGAGGAAACGCACAGTTCACAGATGTTGTTAACACAGGAAAAGCTAATGATTGCCCTACATTAGACTCATCTCTTGTCGGATCAATATCTCTAGGAAATGGAGATAGCCTTAAAGGAATATGCATGCATCCAACAGAAGTATATGTAAAAGTGCCAGGGACAAAACGAAAAGCTGCAGAATTTGTTTCTACAAAAATTATTAGTCCTAGAAATAACACCACAGTGACAGAAGTTTATGGAGATATAGATTCAGGAACTTTCACCGAAAAAGGTGGTATTGATTTTCAACTTATTACAGTATTAACCCCTGGTGGTTTAGAAGTGCCATTTGCATTCTCAGCAAAAGATCTTAAGGCTGATTTACCTTCATCTATTGAGCCAGGTACTGAGGTTAGTGGTTCAACATTTACACCTAACTACAGAACTGGTGATTTTCTAGATCCTAAGGCGAGAGCCAAAAATACTGGTGTTGAATATGCTCAAGGTTTAGTTGCATTAGGAGGAGATGACGAAGAACTTGCAAAAGAAAATATTAAAGTTGATGTAAACGGTACTGGAGTTATTACTCTTTCAATCAACAATGTAGATTCTGACACAGACGAATTTGCTGGTACTTTTGAAGCTATCCAACCTTCAGATACAGATATGGGTTCAAAGGATCCACTTGATGTGAAAATAATTGGCGAGCTTTACGGAAGAAAGGCATAA
- a CDS encoding DNA-3-methyladenine glycosylase, which produces MQKHLFPKNFFYRHSKLVAPDLIGCYLIKKNNNLDQVKGVIVETEAYSQEEEACHGYRKMTESNKSLFGKPGTFYIYKSYGIHHCLNIVTDKENFASGVLIRSVFISKKNERLASGPGLVTKAFSIDISFNSLEVLNNKSLWISPRDWNLEEKDLIQTTRIGISKAKNIKWRWYLKNSGSVSKRLKGDRTPKFQ; this is translated from the coding sequence ATACAAAAACACTTATTTCCAAAAAATTTTTTTTATCGGCACTCTAAACTTGTTGCACCAGATTTGATAGGCTGTTACCTCATAAAAAAAAATAATAATTTAGATCAAGTTAAAGGGGTTATTGTTGAAACTGAAGCTTATTCACAGGAAGAAGAGGCCTGTCATGGCTACCGCAAAATGACTGAATCAAATAAATCATTATTTGGCAAACCAGGGACATTTTATATTTATAAATCTTATGGGATTCATCATTGTTTAAACATAGTTACAGATAAGGAAAATTTTGCGAGTGGCGTATTAATAAGATCAGTTTTTATCTCTAAAAAGAACGAAAGGTTAGCTTCTGGACCTGGCCTAGTTACTAAGGCGTTCAGTATAGACATTTCATTTAACTCACTTGAAGTCCTCAATAACAAATCTTTATGGATTTCTCCAAGAGACTGGAATCTAGAAGAAAAAGATCTTATTCAAACTACAAGAATTGGCATATCAAAGGCAAAAAATATAAAATGGCGTTGGTATCTTAAAAATAGTGGGAGTGTAAGTAAAAGATTAAAAGGTGACAGAACACCTAAATTTCAATAA
- the ftsH gene encoding ATP-dependent zinc metalloprotease FtsH: MNKRWRNVGLYVLAVITVIFIGTSVFDKPSTENATKTLRYSDFIEAVQDKEISRVLISPDNATAQVVENDGSRSEVNLAPDKDLLKILTENNVDIAVTPTKLANPWQQAVSSLIFPVLLIGGLFFLFRRSQSGNAGGGNPAMSFGKSKARLQMEPSTQVTFSDVAGVEGAKLELTEVVDFLKSPDRFTAVGAKIPKGVLLVGPPGTGKTLLAKAVAGEAGVPFFSISGSEFVEMFVGVGASRVRDLFEQAKKNAPCIVFIDEIDAVGRQRGAGMGGGNDEREQTLNQLLTEMDGFEGNSGIIIVAATNRPDVLDSALMRPGRFDRQVTVDRPDYAGRLQILNVHAKDKTLSKDVDLDKVARRTPGFTGADLANLLNEAAILAARKDLDKVSNDEVGDAIERVMAGPEKKDRVMSDKKKELVAYHEAGHALVGALMPDYDPVAKVSIIPRGQAGGLTFFTPSEERMESGLYSRSYLQNQMAVALGGRVAEEIVYGEEEVTTGASNDLQQVANVARQMITKFGMSDKIGPVALGQSQGGMFLGRDMSSTRDFSEDTAATIDVEVSELVDVAYKRATKVLSDNRTVLDEMAQMLIERETIDTEDIQDLLNRSEVKVANYI; encoded by the coding sequence GTGAACAAACGCTGGAGAAACGTAGGACTTTATGTTCTAGCTGTTATTACTGTAATCTTCATTGGTACTTCTGTATTTGATAAACCTAGTACAGAAAATGCTACAAAGACCTTAAGATATAGTGATTTTATAGAGGCAGTTCAAGATAAAGAAATCAGTAGAGTACTAATATCTCCAGACAATGCGACGGCTCAAGTAGTTGAAAATGATGGAAGCAGATCTGAGGTCAATTTAGCCCCAGACAAAGATTTATTAAAAATCCTAACTGAAAATAATGTAGACATTGCTGTAACCCCCACAAAATTAGCTAATCCATGGCAACAAGCTGTAAGCAGCTTGATTTTCCCAGTACTTTTAATTGGAGGCTTATTTTTTCTTTTCAGAAGATCTCAAAGCGGGAACGCTGGAGGTGGCAACCCTGCAATGAGTTTTGGCAAGAGCAAAGCCAGACTACAAATGGAACCATCTACACAAGTAACCTTTTCAGATGTTGCTGGTGTTGAAGGTGCAAAATTAGAACTCACAGAAGTTGTAGATTTTCTTAAAAGCCCAGATAGATTTACTGCAGTCGGAGCAAAAATCCCAAAAGGAGTTCTTCTCGTTGGCCCTCCTGGTACAGGAAAAACATTGCTAGCAAAAGCAGTAGCTGGAGAAGCAGGTGTACCTTTTTTCTCAATATCCGGTTCAGAATTTGTAGAGATGTTTGTAGGAGTTGGAGCTAGCAGAGTTAGAGACCTTTTTGAACAAGCCAAAAAGAATGCTCCTTGTATAGTGTTCATTGACGAAATAGATGCAGTTGGAAGACAAAGAGGTGCAGGTATGGGCGGAGGAAATGATGAAAGAGAACAAACACTAAATCAACTTCTAACCGAAATGGATGGTTTCGAAGGTAATTCTGGAATAATAATAGTTGCTGCTACAAATAGACCTGATGTCTTAGATTCAGCTTTAATGCGACCTGGAAGATTCGATAGACAGGTAACAGTAGACAGACCAGATTACGCTGGTAGATTACAGATATTAAATGTTCATGCTAAAGATAAAACTCTTTCAAAAGACGTTGATTTAGATAAAGTTGCTAGAAGAACACCAGGATTTACTGGTGCAGATTTAGCTAATCTTTTAAATGAAGCAGCAATATTAGCAGCTAGAAAAGATTTAGATAAAGTAAGTAATGATGAAGTTGGTGATGCCATTGAAAGAGTTATGGCTGGCCCAGAAAAGAAAGATAGAGTCATGAGTGATAAGAAAAAAGAATTAGTTGCTTACCACGAAGCTGGTCATGCACTCGTTGGAGCATTAATGCCTGATTACGATCCAGTAGCCAAAGTTTCAATAATTCCTAGAGGTCAAGCTGGAGGTTTAACCTTCTTTACTCCAAGTGAAGAAAGAATGGAATCTGGTCTTTACTCACGTTCTTACCTTCAAAATCAAATGGCTGTAGCTCTTGGTGGAAGAGTTGCTGAAGAAATAGTCTATGGGGAAGAAGAGGTAACAACTGGCGCTTCTAATGATTTACAACAAGTTGCAAATGTAGCAAGACAAATGATTACTAAATTTGGTATGAGTGACAAAATAGGTCCAGTCGCTCTAGGTCAATCTCAAGGTGGAATGTTTCTTGGAAGAGATATGAGTTCCACAAGAGACTTCTCTGAAGACACAGCTGCAA
- the coaBC gene encoding bifunctional phosphopantothenoylcysteine decarboxylase/phosphopantothenate--cysteine ligase CoaBC has protein sequence MKTKINDTKIKVLLLITGSIAAVRIPLLVSQLAKENYEIRCVLSKNAEKLIKPLSLSILSRNPCILENDQWSNNQSTPLHIELGNWADILIIAPLTATTLAKWVTGNAEGLIPSILIANIKPIIVAPAMNTQMWLNKAVQKNYEYLQNYGNVLSLQPSEGLLACDAIGIGKIPPNDLIQLALDFIASHKQNEYRKDLLNKKILITGGCTSEKIDAARHITNKSSGTMGLLLSQVARFRGAQVKYVHGPLKIDKNLTDGIKRYAIETSVDLIKTLNNEISNCDYFFMNAAVSDFKLTSETSAKIPKNEINDHLNKNFELVPDILKTISKSKKDNQVFIGFCAFTGSIQEARITIKEKIIQKGCDYLFANPIDLEGQGFGFLAQNEGWLFDTNNNEHYINKTSKIDLANKLITQIIS, from the coding sequence ATGAAAACTAAAATTAATGACACCAAAATAAAGGTTCTTTTATTAATAACAGGGAGTATTGCAGCTGTAAGAATTCCATTATTAGTTAGCCAATTAGCGAAAGAAAATTATGAAATAAGATGCGTTTTATCTAAAAATGCAGAAAAATTAATAAAGCCGCTTTCTCTCTCTATCTTGAGTAGAAACCCTTGCATTTTAGAAAATGATCAATGGTCCAATAATCAATCAACACCTCTTCACATAGAACTAGGTAATTGGGCTGATATTTTAATCATCGCGCCTTTAACAGCGACAACATTAGCAAAATGGGTAACTGGGAATGCAGAGGGATTAATCCCAAGCATCTTAATAGCAAATATAAAGCCAATTATTGTTGCACCAGCTATGAATACGCAAATGTGGCTAAATAAAGCCGTCCAAAAAAATTATGAGTATTTACAGAATTACGGAAATGTTTTGTCTTTGCAACCAAGTGAAGGCCTCCTAGCATGTGATGCTATTGGCATCGGTAAGATACCTCCAAATGATCTAATTCAATTAGCTCTTGATTTTATAGCTTCACATAAACAAAATGAATATCGCAAAGATTTACTCAATAAAAAAATTTTAATAACTGGAGGGTGCACCTCAGAAAAAATTGACGCGGCAAGACACATTACTAACAAAAGTTCTGGAACTATGGGCCTACTTCTTTCTCAAGTAGCTAGGTTCAGAGGAGCACAAGTTAAATATGTCCATGGGCCTCTGAAAATCGATAAGAATCTTACTGATGGAATAAAAAGATATGCAATTGAAACTAGTGTTGATTTAATTAAGACACTTAATAATGAAATATCAAATTGCGATTATTTTTTCATGAATGCAGCAGTATCTGATTTCAAATTAACCTCTGAAACTTCAGCTAAAATACCAAAAAATGAAATTAATGATCATTTGAATAAAAACTTTGAGCTAGTCCCAGATATTTTAAAAACAATTAGTAAATCAAAAAAAGATAACCAAGTTTTTATAGGCTTTTGTGCTTTTACAGGATCTATCCAAGAAGCACGAATAACAATTAAAGAAAAGATTATCCAAAAGGGTTGTGATTATCTATTCGCAAATCCAATTGATCTTGAAGGCCAAGGATTTGGCTTTTTGGCACAAAATGAAGGTTGGCTTTTCGATACGAACAATAATGAACACTACATTAACAAAACATCAAAAATTGACTTAGCAAATAAATTAATAACCCAAATTATTTCATAA
- a CDS encoding fatty acid desaturase — translation MWQWYRGVWPLPLLVATAFLALHIEGTVIHDACHKAAHPVPWINQAMGHGSAILLGFSFPVFTRVHLQHHIHVNHPKNDPDHIVSTFGPIWLIAPRFFYHEVFFFQRKLWRKYELLQWGIERSIFITIILAGIKFDFMNLIYNLWFGPALMVGVTLGIFFDYLPHRPFRSRNKWINSRVYPSKFMNLLIMGQNYHLIHHLWPSIPWFEYKVAYEKTKPLLDMKGSPQRVGIFESKDDIFNFIYDLLIGVRSHSKKRGKVRKIINLYPGYKIKKFLLKIVNKTFIGSN, via the coding sequence ATATGGCAATGGTATAGGGGTGTTTGGCCTCTACCTTTACTTGTAGCAACAGCTTTTTTAGCTTTACATATTGAAGGCACTGTGATTCATGATGCTTGTCACAAAGCTGCTCACCCAGTTCCTTGGATAAATCAAGCCATGGGTCATGGATCAGCAATTCTTTTGGGATTTAGTTTTCCAGTTTTTACAAGAGTACATCTACAACACCATATTCATGTAAATCATCCTAAAAATGATCCTGATCACATCGTTAGTACTTTTGGTCCAATTTGGCTAATAGCTCCAAGATTTTTTTATCATGAAGTTTTTTTCTTTCAAAGAAAACTTTGGCGAAAATATGAATTACTTCAATGGGGAATTGAAAGATCTATCTTCATTACAATAATTTTAGCTGGCATAAAATTTGACTTTATGAATCTAATTTATAATTTATGGTTCGGACCAGCATTAATGGTAGGTGTTACTTTAGGAATATTTTTTGATTATTTGCCACACAGACCTTTTCGATCAAGAAACAAATGGATAAATTCCCGAGTTTATCCAAGCAAATTTATGAATCTATTAATAATGGGTCAAAATTACCATCTCATTCATCATCTTTGGCCTTCGATTCCCTGGTTTGAATACAAAGTAGCCTATGAAAAAACAAAGCCATTACTCGATATGAAAGGCTCACCTCAAAGAGTTGGCATATTTGAAAGTAAAGATGATATTTTTAACTTTATTTATGATTTACTAATAGGTGTAAGAAGCCATAGCAAAAAAAGGGGGAAGGTAAGAAAAATCATAAATTTATATCCAGGCTATAAAATAAAAAAATTTTTACTAAAGATTGTCAACAAAACATTTATAGGAAGCAACTAA